In Juglans microcarpa x Juglans regia isolate MS1-56 chromosome 7D, Jm3101_v1.0, whole genome shotgun sequence, the following are encoded in one genomic region:
- the LOC121239129 gene encoding serine/arginine repetitive matrix protein 1: MSGGFFRGTSADQDTRFSNKQAKLLKSQKFSPELEHLVDMTKVKMDVIKPWIANRVTELLGFEDEVLINFIYGLLEKKEVNGKEVQISLTGFMEKNTVKFMKELWTLLLSAQKNVSGVPQQFLDAKEEENKKKKAEADRIANEIEKNKSKESRELEQERLKKMDDIAETSGINPALEPNLKPRALSNLSKDEEEADKRNNGVRGRHRVSESPHPAKRSPSSPRGSPSQSISRSFSNAKSHSDDRHKSRSSSRSPKARGRSISVGRVYRSPLRSMTPHRRHSPLHSRSPSRRRSSYSRRRSRSRSHCRSPSPVRRRLRSPFRRRSPSPFRRRRSPSPVRRRRSPSPIRRRRSPSPVRRRRSPSLIRRRRSPSPVRRRRSPSPIRRRSPSPIRHRSPSPFRRGSLVQPQYRRSPPRRISPLVRRRSPIPSRRRSSTPSLRRSPSPYRSSSSSPIQRTSPSPIRRKSPMQHRSPMRSPRERIRTHEKLPPLARRSSSLRSPQRDPGVRGDIRNKVSVSKSSPERSLSVSESPPPARNRVHNEDRKSFSPRQSPVRQTGKQVSRDGSFSSAQNPHYDSLETSEEREEPNFVREDVDHTSKSSQKRSMHSFAVNKQKDPPIKIRYKDGLAPKGLADHQVTESQAASDTMELRRKGEEIRSDKSSGRAVPPESSTLYKDSSVGDGKRPSYPGESTDVKNRSRPNNVNSNQRDADDVQYSIGKVDHNNQTAPYDSSSEKSDKLKNEYKKRRKHKRSERKEVDSDDDDSYDSELEDRKEAKRRRRKDEKKLRKEEKRKRREERRRRREERRAGKLKVKNQDDVSGSEVEHTARMESNPSDDEEMQSEQKRLEIELRKKALESLKAKKGISH; this comes from the exons ATGTCGGGCGGCTTCTTCCGG GGTACTTCGGCCGATCAAGACACTCGGTTTTCGAACAAACAAGCGAAGCTGTTGAAATCGCAGAAGTTCTCTCCTGAATTAGAGCATCTG GTGGACATGACGAAGGTGAAGATGGATGTTATCAAACCGTGGATTGCTAATCGGGTGACAGAACTTCTCGGGTTCGAAGATGAAGTTCTTATTAACTTTATTTATGGTCTTCTGGAGAAAAAG GAAGTGAATGGAAAGGAGGTTCAAATATCACTCACAGGATTCATGGAGAAGAATACTGTGAAGTTTATGAAAGAGCTTTGGACGCTTCTCCTTAGTGCGCAGAAGAATGTAAGCGGTGTTCCTCAGCAGTTTTTGGAtgccaaagaagaagaaaataagaagaagaag GCTGAGGCAGATAGGATAGCAAATGAGATTGAGAAGAATAAATCTAAGGAAAGTAGAGAACTTGAGCAAGAGAGATTGAAGAAAATG GACGACATAGCTGAAACGAGTGGAATTAACCCTGCTTTGGAGCCAAACTTGAAGCCCAGGGCTTTGAGTAACCTTTCTAAGGATGAGGAAGAAGCTGACAAGAGGAATAATGGCGTGAGAGGAAGGCACAG GGTTTCCGAATCACCACATCCAGCCAAACGTTCCCCTTCATCCCCTCG AGGCTCTCCATCTCAATCAATTAGCAGATCCTTTTCTAATGCCAAAAGCCATTCGGA TGACAGACACAAGTCAAGGAGTTCATCTAGATCACCTAAAGCTCGAGGGCGATCTATTTCTGTGGGTAGGGTGTACCGTTCCCCACTCAGATCTATGACACCTCATCGAAGGCATTCACCTTTGCATTCCCGCTCTCCTTCAAGACGGAGATCATCTTATTCAAGGCGAAGATCTAGATCACGCTCACATTGTAGATCACCCTCTCCAGTGAGGCGTCGGTTGCGCTCTCCTTTTCGCCGCAGGTCACCTTCTCCATTTCGACGCCGTAGGTCTCCTTCTCCAGTTCGACGCCGCAGATCTCCTTCTCCTATTAGGCGTCGCAGATCTCCTTCTCCTGTTAGGCGTCGAAGATCACCTTCTCTTATTAGGCGTCGAAGATCACCTTCACCTGTGCGACGACGTAGATCACCCTCACCTATTCGACGTAGATCACCCTCACCTATTCGACACAGATCACCATCTCCCTTTCGAAGAGGTTCTCTTGTACAACCACAATATCGAAGGTCTCCTCCCCGACGCATCTCTCCACTTGTGCGGCGTAGGTCACCTATACCCAGCCGTAGGAGATCATCGACCCCGTCCTTGCGTAGGTCTCCTTCACCCTACAGATCAAGTTCTTCATCTCCTATACAGCGTACATCTCCATCACCAATCAGGAGAAAATCTCCAATGCAACATAGGAGCCCAATGCGATCCCCCAGAGAGAGAATCAG GACACATGAAAAACTGCCGCCCCTGGCAAGGCGATCTAGTTCTTTGAGGTCTCCGCAGAGGGATCCGGGAGTTCGAGGTGATATCCGCAATAAAGTGTCAGTTTCAAAGTCTTCACCAGAGAGGTCTTTATCTGTTTCAGAATCCCCACCACCGGCTAGAAACAGGGTTCATAATGAAGATAggaa GTCATTTAGTCCACGTCAGAGTCCTGTTAGGCAAACCGGGAAGCAAGTGAGCCGTGATGGCAGCTTCAGTTCTGCACAAAATCCTCATTATGACAGTCTAGAAACAAGTGAAGAAAGGGAAGAACCTAACTTTGTGAG GGAGGATGTGGATCATACATCAAAGTCGTCACAGAAAaggtccatgcattcatttgctGTCAACAAACAGAAAGATCCACCTATCAAGATACGTTACAAGGATGGACTTGCTCCTAAAGGATTAGCAGATCATCAGGTTACTGAATCCCAGGCTGCTTCTGATACCATGGAATTGCGAAGgaaaggagaggaaataagaaG TGATAAATCTTCTGGGAGGGCGGTTCCTCCCGAATCTTCAACATTGTATAAAGACTCTTCGGTAGGTGATGGGAAACGTCCATCATACCCTGGAGAAAGTACTGATGTGAAGAATCGGTCTCGTCCAAACAATGTTAATAGCAATCAACGTGATGCAGATGATGTTCAATATTCAATTGGAAAAGTTGATCATAATAATCAGACTGCTCCATATGATTCCAGTTCTGAGAAAAGTGATAAGCTCAAAAATGAATATAAGAAAAGGAGAAAGCATAAAAGATCAGAGAGGAAGGAGGTTGATTCAGATGATGATGACAGTTACGATTCTGAATTGGAGGATAGGAAGGAGgcaaagaggaggaggaggaaggatGAAAAGAAACTGCGGAAGGAGGAAAAACGTAAACGGCGTGAGGAACGGCGTCGGAGAAGGGAAGAGCGGCGTGCAGGGAAGCTGAAAGTGAAGAATCAGGATGATGTTTCTGGTTCTGAGGTTGAACATACTGCAAGGATGGAGTCTAATCCAAGCGATGATGAAGAGATGCAGTCTGAGCAGAAGAGGCTTGAGATTGAGTTACGAAAGAAGGCTCTCGAATCACTTAAAGCGAAGAAGGGCATCAGTCACTAA
- the LOC121239130 gene encoding transcription initiation factor IIA large subunit-like: MAASTTSNVYIQVIEDVINKVRDEFVNNGGPGEDVLKEFQGTWEAKMIQAGVVIGPIDRTGAPKPTPGGPITPVHDLNVPYEGTEEYETPTAEMLFPPTPLQTPSQTPLPGTAENSMYNIPTGPSDYPTPGNDTGGSGGGNNNNEAKGGRPSPVMQPPSPWINQRAPLDVNVAYVEGRDEVDRGASHQPLTQDFFVAPSGKRKREDFSSQYHAGGFIPQQDGAGDATLEVFEIKVSGGSASLGGHCIVTTANKETLAYVRESSSKIPQLDGPIPDPYDDVLSTPNIYNYQGVYNEDYNIANTPAPTDIPAGTPAVVAQNDVVEDDDDEPPLNENDDDDLDDVDEGEEQNTQHLVLAQFDKVTRTKSRWKCLLKDGIMHINNKDILFNKATGEFEF, encoded by the exons ATGGCGGCTTCGACGACGAGCAACGTTTATATCCAGGTCATCGAGGATGTCATCAATAAGGTCCGGGATGAGTTCGTGAACAACGGTGGCCCCGGAGAGGACGTTCTCAAGGAGTTTCAAGGA ACTTGGGAGGCGAAAATGATTCAAGCCGGTGTAGTTATTGGTCCAATAGATAGGACCGGTGCACCGAAGCCCACACCTGGGGGTCCTATCACTCCCGTTCACGATCTTAATGTGCCATACGAAGGGACTGAGGAGTATGAAACTCCGACTGCTGAGATGCTCTTTCCTCCG ACGCCGTTACAGACTCCCAGTCAGACACCTTTGCCAGGAACAGCAGAAAACTCGATGTATAACATTCCTACTGGACCTAGTGACTATCCTACTCCAGGAAATGATACTGGCGGCAGCGGCGGCGGCAACAACAATAATGAGGCAAAAGGTGGAAGACCTAGTCCCGTCATG CAACCCCCGTCACCTTGGATAAACCAAAGGGCCCCACTTGATGTTAATGTTG CTTACGTGGAAGGGCGGGATGAGGTGGACAGAGGAGCCTCTCATCAACCCCTGACACAG GACTTCTTTGTGGCTCCTTCTGGAAAGCGAAAACGTGAGGATTTTTCTTCGCAGTATCATGCTGGTGGATTCATACCTCAACAAGATGGGGCTGGGGATGCTACATTAGAGGTGTTTGAGATTAAG GTAAGTGGAGGGAGCGCATCTCTGGGCGGACATTGCATAGTCACCACTGCAAATAAAGAGACCTTGGCGTATGTCAGAGAATCTAGTTCAAAGATTCCTCAACTTGATGGACCAATTCCTGATCCTTATGATGACGTTCTGTCTACTCCCAAC ATATACAATTATCAAGGAGTTTACAATGAAGACTACAACATAGCAAATACACCTGCTCCTACAG ACATTCCAGCAGGTACTCCTGCTGTAGTTGCTCAAAATGATGTTgtagaggatgatgatgatgaaccCCCATTgaatgaaaatgatgatgatgatttggATGATGTGGACGAAGGAGAGGAGCAGAACACACAGCATTTGGTTTTGGCTCAGTTTGATAAG GTGACACGTACCAAGAGCAGATGGAAATGCTTACTGAAGGATGGCATTATGCACATAAACAATAAGGACATTCTCTTTAACAag GCAACAGGAGAATTTGAGTTCTGA
- the LOC121239131 gene encoding uncharacterized protein LOC121239131 has product MENRSNNVSQKEGKAKVGKPPTRLQKQAPASLQLDKVAVYGETSKAIPFLSPLILSPQPLPKTLEIRSGKSGSNEEEDNGAKRSKALPPGGGWQHPAVPIFTEPEALFTCFQSQCLLVDNVQ; this is encoded by the coding sequence ATGGAGAACAGGAGCAATAATGTGTCTCAGAAAGAGGGCAAAGCCAAAGTTGGGAAGCCCCCGACGAGGCTACAGAAGCAGGCCCCAGCATCTCTCCAGCTTGACAAGGTTGCTGTCTATGGTGAAACTTCGAAGGCAATTCCATTTCTGTCGCCACTTATTCTATCCCCACAACCATTGCCGAAGACATTAGAAATAAGATCGGGGAAGAGTGGCAGTAATGAGGAAGAAGACAATGGTGCGAAGAGAAGTAAAGCCTTACCACCTGGGGGTGGGTGGCAACATCCGGCTGTGCCCATCTTCACTGAGCCTGAGGCCTTGTTTACTTGCTTTCAATCACAGTGCTTGCTGGTGGACAATGTGCAGTGA